In one window of Maribacter sp. BPC-D8 DNA:
- a CDS encoding DUF1963 domain-containing protein, with translation MTIKDIKDKISKDATVFKVGGFRPENTIEESWIGKVTAYKSDETIPTDKNGELMLPLAQIYIPNLPFIHPNLSKTKILTVFISNEYPECFEKMGENWVIREYENLDNISIKELSNPKSFIKPFPLKAEINKDCPLWDGGGLSSEMEELINGLEDSGEIDSYYDIADFHQKEHKMGGFPSFCQSGIDFGEGFEFVLQITSDQKINLNVIDSGSLMFAKNDQTNEWSFYYDFY, from the coding sequence TTGACGATTAAAGATATAAAGGACAAAATTTCTAAAGACGCTACAGTTTTTAAAGTAGGTGGGTTTAGACCAGAAAACACAATTGAAGAAAGTTGGATAGGGAAGGTTACTGCGTATAAGTCTGATGAAACAATTCCGACCGATAAGAACGGAGAATTGATGCTCCCATTGGCTCAAATTTATATTCCGAATCTACCTTTTATTCATCCGAACTTATCGAAAACAAAAATACTAACGGTTTTTATCTCAAATGAATATCCAGAATGTTTTGAGAAAATGGGCGAAAATTGGGTCATCAGAGAATATGAAAATTTAGATAATATTTCGATTAAAGAATTATCAAATCCCAAATCGTTTATAAAACCGTTTCCTTTAAAAGCTGAAATAAATAAAGATTGCCCCCTGTGGGATGGTGGTGGTTTATCATCTGAAATGGAAGAGTTAATTAATGGGCTTGAAGATAGTGGGGAAATTGATAGTTACTATGACATAGCAGATTTTCACCAAAAGGAGCATAAAATGGGTGGATTTCCGTCATTTTGCCAATCAGGAATTGATTTTGGAGAAGGATTTGAGTTTGTATTGCAAATTACGTCTGATCAAAAAATCAACTTAAATGTAATAGACAGCGGTAGTTTAATGTTTGCGAAAAATGACCAAACTAATGAATGGAGTTTTTATTATGACTTTTACTAG
- a CDS encoding FMN-dependent NADH-azoreductase has product MKKTLVISYTPRENSNTKKMLDFFIENNQDKTEITFVDLAEEAPDLLLKEHLNLYVNRNFGGVELSDEQQNILAKNDRMMQQLLETDFVVLACPMHNFSIPATVKAWFDAVIQSGKTFTYTDTGIKGLCKNTKALVLMTSGSDFSIEPYKSVNFATPFLMTAFNFMGISAEAINKFGMIQYADKSEQMIADAKEEIKTVSNTWY; this is encoded by the coding sequence ATGAAAAAGACATTAGTAATTAGCTATACCCCTAGAGAAAACTCTAATACAAAAAAAATGCTTGATTTTTTTATAGAAAACAATCAAGATAAAACAGAAATAACATTTGTTGACCTAGCAGAAGAAGCACCAGATCTATTATTAAAAGAGCATTTAAACCTTTATGTAAATAGAAATTTTGGTGGAGTAGAACTTAGTGATGAACAGCAAAATATTTTAGCTAAGAATGACAGAATGATGCAACAATTGCTTGAAACAGATTTTGTTGTTTTAGCCTGCCCTATGCATAACTTCTCAATACCTGCAACAGTAAAGGCTTGGTTTGATGCTGTAATACAATCTGGTAAGACTTTTACTTATACAGATACTGGTATTAAAGGATTGTGTAAAAACACTAAAGCTTTGGTTTTAATGACAAGTGGCAGTGATTTTTCAATAGAACCTTACAAAAGTGTAAATTTTGCAACTCCTTTTTTAATGACAGCTTTTAATTTTATGGGAATTTCGGCTGAAGCTATTAATAAGTTTGGAATGATACAATATGCCGATAAATCTGAGCAAATGATAGCAGATGCTAAAGAAGAAATTAAAACCGTAAGTAATACCTGGTATTAA